In Piliocolobus tephrosceles isolate RC106 chromosome 5, ASM277652v3, whole genome shotgun sequence, a single genomic region encodes these proteins:
- the LOC111543050 gene encoding uncharacterized protein LOC111543050 gives MDPASGEGEGRGWGGRRRRRGLFFILASSFPPHLRAAAARRAGPGCSGESSGRPSRPGPAPTPDPRRRRRAPAAGRPLPSRLAAFPKHRRGSAAGSGRAPSRAKGPRPGPAESPAARRSRGPAGRLLRGPCCPPRRPEELCGWDGAFLAECARA, from the coding sequence ATGGACCCCGCgtctggggagggggaggggagagggtggggagggaggcggCGGAGACGGGGTTTATTTTTCATCCTGGCTTCGTCCTTCCCGCCGCATCTGCGGGCGGCCGCGGCGAGGAGAGCAGGTCCGGGCTGCAGCGGGGAGAGCTCGGGGCGGCCGAGTCGCCCCGGCCCCGCTCCCACTCCGGacccgcggcggcggcggcgcgcaCCTGCCGCGGGACGGCCCCTTCCCAGCCGCCTCGCTGCCTTCCCGAAGCACCGCAGAGGATCTGCGGCCGGATCCGGCCGAGCCCCCAGCCGCGCGAAGGGTCCGCGGCCGGGTCCGGCTGAGTCCCCAGCAGCGCGGAGGAGTCGCGGCCCAGCTGGGCGTCTCCTACGAGGCCCGTGCTGTCCGCCGCGCCGGCCGGAAGAGCTGTGTGGCTGGGACGGCGCTTTTTTGGCCGAGTGCGCGCGGGCCTGA